ATTGAAATGCTCGCATAGCTCGCCCGCTTTGGCGTGCCGCATGAAGATAGGGTCCCCCAGGTGCAGGCGCTCACTACCGATATAACGGATAGGTGTCTGAACTTCGCCCACGCCCTCAACATCGAGTAGCAAAGCCCCATCAGGTAGATAAGGCTTGGGCAATTTATCTTTATGCGCGTTGCCAGAGGCGACATAGCCACCCCCCAGGCAGGTGTAGATATCGTGCGCCGCTCGCCGCACGATCTCCAACGCGAAGCCCGCCGCAGGTTGGTAAGACGCATCTTTATAATGGTCGAGCAGATGCGGCGCGAAGAAAGCCCCGCCCACACTCACTTCTGAAATAACCGGGTCTTTAGCCGTCGCTTTGAGGCTGCCACTGCCGCCTCCATTGATGAATCGCAGCAAAATACCGCTGGTTTGCAAGACAGCGACCACTTCCGCACGCGTGGTCATGACCTCGCGCATGGACTGCCGTTTGAGGATGCGCAGGCGCAGGTTATTGAAGAAGCGCCCCGGCACATTATCAGGAATATCTGCAATCTGGGCCTCGTAACCACGGATGCCATCCAGATAGACATTGTTGGAGTGCTCTACAGCGTCGATGATAGAAATCGCATGGCGTACAGAGCGAATGGGACTGTGCCATACGCCAAAACGCCCACCCGGATAATCGGATGATACATCTAGGTCTAGGCAGATAGGCAGCGTTACTCCCAGGCGTTCGGCGATTTCTTCAAGCCGATGCACATGCTCAAAGCTATCGACCATCAGCGTGATGAGCTTGCCACGTCGCACCATATTGGCAACAGCCTCAATATGCGCTTCGTTCCAGGTTGGGTGTGCGATGAGCAGATCATCCAGCCCTTGTTCTGCCAGATAAACGGCCTCTGGGGCGGAATAGCAGAGGATGCCGCTAAAACGCGGGTTGGCCGCCTGGATATACTTCAGCAGCGCCACACTGCGGATCGACTTAGAGTTGATGCGGATTGATTTCGCCCCGACGGATTGCAGGATCGTCTCAATATTGGCATTCAGCGCATCGAGATCCACGTAAGCGAAGGGCAACTCTCTGCCTGCGAACAGC
The Phototrophicus methaneseepsis DNA segment above includes these coding regions:
- a CDS encoding amino acid deaminase/aldolase, translated to MPQDKPNDILSTSEGADITPEAVLTETIEAAHNNHTVRNTLAAAAVIGGAVVTYQTIRQARRHWPSRRYSDYKKLFAGRELPFAYVDLDALNANIETILQSVGAKSIRINSKSIRSVALLKYIQAANPRFSGILCYSAPEAVYLAEQGLDDLLIAHPTWNEAHIEAVANMVRRGKLITLMVDSFEHVHRLEEIAERLGVTLPICLDLDVSSDYPGGRFGVWHSPIRSVRHAISIIDAVEHSNNVYLDGIRGYEAQIADIPDNVPGRFFNNLRLRILKRQSMREVMTTRAEVVAVLQTSGILLRFINGGGSGSLKATAKDPVISEVSVGGAFFAPHLLDHYKDASYQPAAGFALEIVRRAAHDIYTCLGGGYVASGNAHKDKLPKPYLPDGALLLDVEGVGEVQTPIRYIGSERLHLGDPIFMRHAKAGELCEHFNTLLLVSDGEIVDEVTTYRGDGQAFL